The Theileria annulata chromosome 3, complete sequence, *** SEQUENCING IN PROGRESS *** genome has a segment encoding these proteins:
- a CDS encoding uncharacterized protein (note;~Tap-24g11.q1c.cand.9 - score = 18.68), translating to MTDKDSLLSEIANLDSQLKQWFLFRRVQAERSLSIKKLLDDNNFLGLSVNNKKVPVTDQVLWHDIVKGKPELEDELSPNAREMKADKYLDIFRLSCDYDNECRLPGSNYFRCLQDNFKTTSSERNELCLTSFNAFDECRKKLLDTQQKLVEQSLKRQEEQDNKAKVCFKSI from the exons aTGACTGATAAAGATTCCCTTTTATCTGAAATCGCAAACTTGGATTCTCAACTTAAACAATGGTTTTTATTCAGAAGAGTTCAAGCTGAA aGATCATTATCTATAAAGAAATTGCTtgatgataataatttcttgGGTTTATCTGTTAATAACAAGAAAGTTCCAGTAACTGATCAGGTTTTATGGCATGATATTGTAAAAGGAAAG CCTGAACTGGAAGATGAATTATCTCCCAACGCTAGGGAAATGAAG GCTGATAAATACTTGGATATTTTTAGACTGTCTTGTGATTATGATAATGAATGTAGATTACCAG GTTCAAATTATTTCCGATGTTTGCaggataattttaaaactacTTCATCAGAGAGGAATGAATTGTGTTTGACATCATTTAATGCTTTTGATGAATGCAGGAAAAAGTTACTGGATACTCAACAAAAGCTTGTGGAACAGTCTTTAAAAAGGCAGGAAGAACAGGATAATAAGGCTAAAGTTTGTTTTAAGTCgatttaa
- a CDS encoding uncharacterized protein (note;~Tap-24g11.q1c.C.cand.234 - score = 16.31), whose amino-acid sequence MVKIPEWCHKYFKYRTYSELELFSLSKLTQNKYGHLFNDLLMKDEGFSKRMFINTSSEVMENGLGPSMEECETLKREEVLKMLSKEQSRKSKVHLLTVVNVGNNACGHAGIWHGGVISAIFDNLFGLMGNVVLPLAATKSLTVTFKAPVSVGSTVVAVAEHDPESDKHSDRFTVTGSMFDESGKLVATGSSELVDVSKRWTK is encoded by the coding sequence ATGGTAAAGATACCGGAGTGGTGTCATAAATACTTCAAGTACAGGACTTACTCCGAGCTGGAGCTGTTTAGCCTCTCCAAACTCACACAGAACAAGTATGGGCACCTGTTCAACGATCTATTGATGAAGGACGAAGGGTTTAGCAAAAGAATGTTTATAAATACGTCCTCAGAAGTTATGGAGAACGGGTTGGGCCCATCAATGGAGGAGTGTGAGACTCTGAAGAGGGAAGAAGTGCTGAAGATGCTCTCAAAAGAGCAGTCGAGGAAGAGTAAAGTCCACCTTTTAACAGTGGTGAACGTGGGAAATAACGCTTGTGGTCATGCAGGAATTTGGCACGGTGGCGTCATTAGCGCCATTTTCGACAATCTTTTTGGTCTAATGGGGAACGTAGTTTTACCTCTAGCTGCCACAAAGTCTCTTACTGTTACCTTCAAAGCCCCAGTATCGGTTGGATCTACTGTAGTCGCCGTGGCTGAACATGACCCTGAGTCAGACAAACACTCAGATCGCTTCACAGTGACAGGCTCGATGTTCGATGAATCTGGAAAACTTGTAGCTACCGGGTCCTCTGAGTTAGTCGACGTGTCCAAAAGGTGGACTAAATAA
- a CDS encoding extensin (proline-rich protein), putative (note;~Tap-24g11.q1c.C.cand.233 - score = 20.48) translates to MSGNYYRSRSNSPQRDWKYRNKYFDNHNNKTFPKDNNFKRYKTYKDDLRGLNFEDPRYRRGQSPYDKVRKFRTPDYSTSDPNYNPTPPEPNLTYIPHEPGLTYIPPEPKQFTIPPEPSQFTIAPEPGQFTNPPEPKHFNPSDDPISYIPIPKDENTETTLTKISEDKPNEWNGFPFPKPYKDLKKYFDPMPKMGTEFPPNLYFPVDGTKIRRYKAYKPYNDPLKRFIDADELSNALRVTMFREYEFFKNKLEVSNLLINFFQMARINVQMSSLIP, encoded by the exons atgtCTGGTAATTATTATAGGAGTCGTTCGAATAGTCCTCAAAGGGACTGGAAATATCGTAACAAATACTTTGACAACCATAACAATAAAACTTTCCCTAAAGATAATAACTTTAAAC GGTATAAAACCTATAAAGATGACTTAAGAGGTCTTAATTTTGAGGATCCACGATATAGAAGAGGACAATCGCCCTATGATAAAGTCAGGAAATTCCGTACTCCAGACTATTCAACAAGTGATCCAAACTACAATCCCACTCCACCAGAGCCCAATTTAACTTATATTCCACATGAACCTGGTCTAACTTATATTCCTCCAGAACCTAAACAATTTACAATTCCTCCAGAACCAAGTCAGTTTACAATTGCACCAGAACCCGGTCAGTTTACAAACCCTCCAGAACCTAAACATTTTAACCCAAGTGATGATCCGATATCTTATATCCCTATCCCAAAAGATGAAAATACTGAAACAACCTTGACTAAGATTTCAGAAGATAAACCTAACGAATGGAATGGATTTCCATTTCCAAAGCCTTACAAAGACCTAAAGAAATATTTTGACCCAATGCCAAAAATGGGAACAGAGTTCCCACCAAACCTTTATTTCCCAGTTGATGGAACAAAAATTCGTAGATACAAAGCTTATAAACCTTATAATGATCCACTAAAGAG GTTTATTGATGCAGATGAGTTGTCTAATGCCTTGAGGGTTACAATGTTTCGAGAATACGAATTctttaaaaacaaattagaggtttctaatttattgattaatttttttcagATGGCTCGAATTAATGTACAGATGTCCTCACTAATACCTTAA
- a CDS encoding uncharacterized protein (note;~Signal peptide predicted for TA03210 by SignalP 2.0 HMM (Signal peptide probability 0.999, signal anchor probability 0.000) with cleavage site probability 0.988 between residues 17 and 18), whose protein sequence is MKISLLFIICLFRGVLGRPGSIYGGTMLLSLLKPFWNFRRHTSMSLNPPMCLVGKTYPYKSINVTTFGLMRSYTAVLTGYSMKETRSGMKANKGTLYGWNSKVKPQRNGKITFLFYSDFKMPKPVKGESAEFCCHLYSPPLKIGPSVRNALGTEADDPSRDFGSDENLDQILRKESNTKSKKITSCCFLVHG, encoded by the coding sequence ATGAAAATCTCTTTACTATTTATCATTTGCTTATTTAGAGGCGTTTTAGGCCGTCCTGGTTCTATATATGGTGGAACAATGCTTTTATCTCTTTTGAAGCCATTTTGGAACTTTAGGCGTCATACTTCGATGTCTTTGAACCCCCCAATGTGCCTCGTTGGAAAGACCTATCCTTACAAGTCCATAAATGTTACTACTTTCGGCTTAATGAGGAGTTACACTGCTGTTTTGACTGGCTATTCGATGAAAGAAACTCGGTCTGGTATGAAGGCTAACAAGGGTACTTTGTACGGCTGGAACTCGAAGGTTAAGCCTCAGCGTAATGGTAAGATTACTTTTCTCTTTTACTCAGATTTCAAGATGCCGAAACCAGTTAAGGGCGAAAGTGCAGAGTTCTGCTGTCATTTATACTCTCCGCCCCTTAAAATTGGTCCAAGTGTCAGAAATGCTCTTGGCACTGAAGCCGACGACCCGAGCAGAGACTTCGGCTCTGATGAGAATTTAGACCAGATTTTAAGAAAAGAAAGCAACACCAAATCTAAAAAAATCACCAGTTGTTGTTTTCTGGTTCACGGATAA
- a CDS encoding uncharacterized protein (Apicoplast targetting peptide predicted by the PlasmoAP tool;~Signal peptide predicted for TA03200 by SignalP 2.0 HMM (Signal peptide probabilty 0.974, signal anchor probability 0.000) with cleavage site probability 0.596 between residues 16 and 17) has product MCISFNVPPPGSRIEFELNRIKIDPLNNSPWEYEVAIFESIGKDRNVSYNFLRNEWGYLDHTLDPYQPSGVIEGGPENYEGKGLELKVGKDRQRTEILPYYLDHGVYYRQRDKGGTVSYDISPIACQDISFCIQPYSYTYYWLTYFHNIIVLDETDLDLERKQWGSWHQPKTNTLGYLRSAFRSFIRMENTTELPYPWIKRFDIFEKVPLHRERPSTTIPFPDPDWRLSALDCFAGVYPHHNLPTVEECLVRQKKLLKEWSRLEKLYNKSPDKQLLQEIKEIKFALFGVPDFSDSEDEMLKVVSNIALSRARTMLQLQAYHYYTIINYNDWRKDPETIEYYITRTVEGEVDPSSDYHGPEKTVVLNLVNYRPMSKKFRVHRSIEEMAEAYHRVVTENRREGRAHTRTQMTPNEEHSFYPLRKQRRKFPALEAEYRPIWTNRSYGSEFGDALRKSQKIPEKDLTEFGKALRKRKRKFTKDVSLTLTLINHRNGGPISETTTPLLNMNIITDIQT; this is encoded by the exons atgtgtatcAGTTTTAATGTTCCTCCGCCCGGTTCAAGGATCGAATTTGAGTTAAATCGCATTAAAATAGATCCTCTCAACAACAGTCCG TGGGAATATGAAGTTGCAATATTCGAATCTATCGGAAAGGATAGGAACGTTTCCTACAATTTTCTAAGAAACGAATGGGGATATTTGGATCATACTCTCGATCCATACCAACCTTCTG GTGTGATTGAGGGTGGTCCTGAGAATTATGAGGGTAAGGGCTTAGAGCTGAAGGTCGGGAAAGATCGGCAAAGAACTGAGATTTTGCCTTATTATCTGGATCACGGCGTCTATTACAGACAGAGGGACAAAGGAGGCACAGTTTCCTACGACATTAGTCCTATAGCTTGTCAAGATATATCATTTTGTATCCAACCATACAGTTACACATATTATTGGTTAACATATTTTCACaatataattgttttaGATGAGACTGATTTGGATTTGGAAAGGAAGCAATGGGGGAGTTGGCACCAACCAAAGACCAATACACTTGGTTATCTGCGTTCGGCATTTCGCTCATTCATCAGAATGGAAAACACCACAGAGTTACCATATCCCTGGATTAAAAGATTTGATATTTTCGAG AAAGTACCTTTACATCGTGAAAGACCAAGCACTACGATACCATTTCCGGATCCAGATTGGCGTCTATCTGCTCTAGATTGCTTTGCAGGAGTTTATCCACATCATAATTTACCCACTGTTGAAGAAT GTCTTGTGAGGCAAAAAAAGCTATTGAAGGAGTGGTCAAGGCTTGAGAAGTTGTATAATAAGAGTCCTGATAAACAATTACTACAAGAGATTAAGGAAATTAAG ttTGCATTATTTGGAGTACCTGATTTTTCTGATTCTGAGGATGAAATGCTCAAAGTCGTATCCAACATTGCCTTATCTCGTGCTAGAACGATGTTACAACTTCAAGCGTATCactattatactattattaactA TAATGACTGGAGAAAAGACCCAGAGACTatagaatattatataacGAGAACTGTGGAGGGTGAGGTGGATCCAAGCAGTGACTATCATGGTCCTGAGAAGACTGTGGTCTTGAATTTGGTCAATTACAGGCCTATGAGTAAGAAGTTCAGAGTCCACAGAAGCATTGAAGAGATGGCTGAAGCGTACCACAGAGTTGTAACTGAGAATCGCAGAGAAGGCCGCGCTCATACCAGGACTCAAATGACACCCAATGAAGAGCATTCATTCTATCCTCTAAGAAAACAACG GCGGAAATTTCCTGCTTTGGAGGCCGAGTATAGGCCAATTTGGACCAATAGAAGTTACGGGTCTGAGTTTGGTGATGCCTTGAGAAAATCACAG AAAATACCCGAGAAGGATTTAACTGAGTTCGGAAAAGCTTTGAGGAAGAGGAAACGTAAATTCACCAAAGATGTTAGTTTAACCCtaacattaattaatcaCAGGAACGGAGGACCAATTTCAGAGACGACTACTCCACTTTTGAACATGAATATAATTACTGATATACAAACTTGA